In Paenibacillus sp. BIC5C1, a genomic segment contains:
- a CDS encoding metal ABC transporter ATP-binding protein, which translates to MSDTILSEKSQLQLNANHLKGTQPTSAPLSVRDLAVAYHKKPVLSGVSFDIPEGQLIGILGPNGAGKSTLIKAVLGLVPKMHGEVKIFGQSYREQRRRIGYVPQRESVDWDFPTHALDVVMMGRYGHLGWFRRPGKKERDLAAHCLEQVGMGDYMYRQISQLSGGQQQRVFLARALVQDAELYFMDEPFAGVDATTEKAIISLLEQLKKQGKTVLVVHHDLATVEEYFDHVLLLNGRLVAGGPTNEVFVPDTLQETYGGRIAMIGSRSEKGQV; encoded by the coding sequence ATGAGCGATACAATTTTATCCGAAAAATCTCAATTACAATTAAATGCTAACCATCTGAAGGGAACACAACCTACATCAGCTCCGCTTAGTGTTAGGGACCTGGCGGTGGCTTACCATAAAAAGCCGGTGCTCAGTGGGGTATCTTTTGACATCCCGGAAGGTCAGCTAATTGGTATTCTTGGTCCCAATGGGGCGGGGAAATCAACCTTGATCAAAGCCGTTCTGGGACTAGTGCCTAAAATGCACGGCGAAGTGAAAATTTTTGGTCAGTCCTACCGAGAACAGCGTCGCCGAATCGGCTACGTACCTCAGCGAGAATCTGTTGATTGGGATTTCCCAACCCACGCCCTCGATGTTGTCATGATGGGGCGTTATGGACATCTGGGCTGGTTCCGCCGTCCAGGCAAAAAAGAACGGGATCTGGCAGCTCACTGTCTGGAGCAAGTGGGCATGGGTGATTATATGTACCGCCAGATCAGTCAGCTGTCCGGAGGACAGCAGCAGCGTGTCTTTCTGGCACGGGCACTGGTACAGGATGCGGAATTGTATTTCATGGATGAGCCGTTTGCAGGTGTGGACGCCACAACGGAAAAAGCTATCATTTCACTGTTGGAACAGTTGAAAAAGCAAGGGAAGACCGTACTTGTTGTTCACCATGATTTGGCAACAGTAGAGGAATATTTCGACCATGTGCTGCTGCTTAATGGACGGCTGGTTGCAGGTGGACCCACGAATGAAGTATTTGTTCCGGATACTTTGCAAGAGACGTATGGAGGCCGGATAGCGATGATCGGAAGCCGGTCGGAGAAAGGCCAGGTGTAG
- a CDS encoding Cof-type HAD-IIB family hydrolase, with the protein MSELKYKLLALDMDGTLLNDNHEITQETAKWIQIAIRRGVHVCLSTGRAVFHAMPYAVQLGLETPMVTVNGSEVWKAPHDLHMRHLMDPVLIRKMQEIGEKYNSWYWAYSVEELFNRDRWTDNIEGLEWLKFGFNTEVDEVRHQIMMELQQMGGLQMTNSSPVNIEINPGGVSKASGVAEVCKLLGIEMSEVVAVGDSLNDLAVIEAVGLGVAMGNAQEQVKEAADLIVASNNEDGIVEVIRDHILKGE; encoded by the coding sequence ATGAGTGAACTAAAATACAAATTGCTTGCATTGGATATGGATGGAACACTGCTTAATGATAATCATGAGATCACACAGGAAACCGCCAAATGGATTCAGATCGCCATTCGACGGGGAGTGCATGTGTGCCTTTCGACGGGGAGAGCTGTTTTTCATGCGATGCCTTATGCAGTGCAGCTTGGGCTGGAAACCCCGATGGTAACGGTCAATGGCAGTGAAGTCTGGAAAGCTCCGCATGATCTGCATATGCGCCATCTGATGGACCCGGTATTGATCCGCAAAATGCAGGAGATTGGCGAAAAATATAATAGCTGGTACTGGGCATACTCCGTGGAAGAGCTGTTCAACCGTGATCGCTGGACGGACAATATTGAAGGTCTGGAATGGCTGAAATTCGGATTCAATACCGAAGTGGATGAAGTCCGTCACCAGATTATGATGGAACTGCAGCAAATGGGCGGCTTGCAAATGACGAACTCCTCACCTGTTAATATTGAGATTAATCCTGGTGGAGTATCCAAAGCGAGCGGTGTAGCTGAAGTCTGCAAGCTGCTGGGCATCGAGATGTCCGAAGTGGTTGCTGTTGGAGACAGCTTGAATGATCTGGCTGTTATTGAAGCTGTGGGTCTTGGTGTTGCCATGGGCAACGCGCAGGAGCAAGTGAAGGAAGCGGCTGACCTGATCGTAGCGAGCAACAACGAAGATGGCATTGTCGAAGTCATCCGTGATCATATTTTGAAGGGGGAATAA
- a CDS encoding metal ABC transporter solute-binding protein, Zn/Mn family has translation MLGEGKGRFGLLMVKMRSIQRGLMTLTAVVLVIVLTACSSAAETGGSEGKVQVTATTGMIADVAREVGGAYVDVTGLMGPGVDPHLYKASQGDIRKLEQAKVIFYNGLHLEGKMTDILEKMSKSKIVTAVTENIPVDELRSGKDTGGTEYDPHVWFDVSHWMHAAEAVRDTLVEADPEHAEEYNVQAEQYLTKLEALDSEVREKIQEIPEASRVLVTAHDAFGYFGQAYDMKVMGLQGISTAAEYGARDVSELRDYLVENNIKAVFVESSVPAKAMEAIIAGAAEKGHTVSIGGELFSDAMGAEGTEEGTYIGMIRHNTQTIVEALK, from the coding sequence ATGTTAGGAGAGGGAAAGGGGCGGTTTGGATTGTTGATGGTGAAGATGAGGAGCATTCAGAGAGGGTTAATGACACTGACAGCTGTTGTTCTGGTTATCGTGCTAACAGCGTGCTCAAGTGCAGCGGAAACAGGAGGTAGTGAAGGGAAGGTACAGGTTACAGCAACAACAGGCATGATTGCGGATGTAGCGCGTGAAGTCGGCGGGGCATATGTTGATGTTACCGGGCTAATGGGCCCAGGGGTAGATCCTCACTTGTACAAGGCTTCGCAGGGAGATATTCGGAAGCTGGAGCAAGCGAAGGTCATTTTCTACAACGGGCTGCATCTTGAAGGAAAAATGACAGACATCTTGGAGAAAATGTCCAAGAGCAAAATAGTAACAGCTGTCACAGAAAACATTCCGGTGGATGAATTGCGATCAGGAAAAGATACAGGCGGAACGGAATACGATCCACACGTCTGGTTTGATGTTAGCCACTGGATGCATGCGGCAGAAGCTGTACGCGATACACTCGTGGAAGCAGATCCTGAACACGCAGAAGAATACAATGTACAAGCGGAGCAGTATCTAACGAAACTGGAGGCATTGGATTCAGAGGTGCGGGAAAAAATCCAGGAGATACCGGAAGCTAGCCGGGTATTGGTTACGGCGCATGATGCCTTTGGATACTTCGGCCAAGCTTATGACATGAAAGTGATGGGGCTCCAAGGAATCAGTACAGCAGCAGAGTATGGTGCGAGGGATGTCAGTGAGTTGCGAGATTACCTTGTGGAAAATAATATCAAAGCGGTATTTGTAGAATCCAGCGTTCCAGCAAAAGCGATGGAAGCGATTATTGCTGGGGCGGCCGAAAAAGGACATACCGTAAGTATTGGTGGTGAACTGTTCTCGGATGCGATGGGTGCTGAGGGAACAGAAGAAGGAACGTATATCGGCATGATCCGTCACAACACTCAGACGATTGTAGAGGCATTAAAATGA
- a CDS encoding DUF456 domain-containing protein, translated as MAGTVYPILPGAVAIFFAFLVYGWFFSFVPFGVWFWIIQILIVVVLFVADYVVSAWGVKKFGGSKLSTTLSTIGVIIGPFVIPAFGLVLGPFIGAFIGELIGGSSPAKASKVGFGSVVGLFTSTVMKIILQIVMIVLFIIWVVRFA; from the coding sequence ATGGCCGGAACGGTATATCCCATACTGCCTGGTGCTGTAGCGATTTTCTTCGCGTTTCTGGTCTATGGCTGGTTCTTCAGCTTTGTTCCGTTCGGTGTATGGTTCTGGATTATCCAGATTTTGATCGTAGTGGTGCTGTTTGTGGCTGATTATGTCGTCAGTGCCTGGGGTGTGAAGAAATTCGGCGGCTCCAAATTATCGACGACGCTCAGTACGATTGGTGTCATCATTGGCCCATTTGTCATTCCGGCATTCGGACTTGTACTGGGGCCATTTATCGGTGCTTTTATCGGAGAACTGATCGGAGGTTCTTCACCAGCCAAAGCTTCCAAAGTCGGATTTGGTTCCGTGGTGGGGCTGTTTACAAGCACCGTTATGAAAATTATTTTGCAAATCGTCATGATTGTTCTGTTTATTATCTGGGTGGTAAGATTCGCATAG
- a CDS encoding metal ABC transporter permease — MATFWIILTAILVSSACAILGCFLILRRMALVGDAISHAVLPGIAIAFLWSGSRDSLWMLLGATVFGLLTVFFIQSLQAGGLSSDASIGIVFTALFAVGVILISLNAGHIDLDLDCVLFGEIAYVQWDTLTLGGTDVGPRAVWMLGITLLVILLVIGLFYKQFKLCAFDPALAAACGIPVVLFHYLLMGLVSMTSVASFESVGSILVVGMLIVPAATAYLLTDRLGKMILYSVLVGAASSIGGYIMAYALDASIAGCMVAVAGILFVLALLLSPKHGIVFRYARRKFAAR, encoded by the coding sequence ATGGCGACGTTTTGGATTATATTGACGGCCATCCTGGTATCTTCCGCCTGCGCCATTCTTGGCTGTTTTCTAATCTTAAGGCGGATGGCTCTGGTTGGAGATGCGATCAGTCATGCGGTTCTCCCGGGTATTGCGATTGCTTTCCTGTGGAGTGGTTCACGTGATTCGTTATGGATGCTGCTTGGGGCAACCGTATTTGGATTACTGACGGTGTTCTTCATTCAAAGCTTGCAGGCTGGAGGACTATCATCGGATGCTTCCATCGGAATAGTATTTACGGCACTCTTCGCAGTGGGTGTGATTTTGATCAGTTTGAATGCCGGGCATATTGATCTGGATCTCGATTGTGTCTTGTTCGGTGAGATCGCTTATGTCCAGTGGGATACCTTAACGCTTGGTGGGACGGATGTAGGCCCTAGGGCGGTCTGGATGCTGGGCATCACCTTGCTGGTCATTCTCCTTGTAATCGGCCTGTTCTACAAGCAGTTCAAGTTGTGTGCTTTTGATCCGGCGCTGGCTGCGGCCTGCGGTATTCCGGTGGTGTTGTTCCACTATTTGCTTATGGGGCTCGTTTCCATGACATCTGTGGCTTCATTTGAAAGCGTAGGGTCTATTCTCGTGGTAGGCATGTTGATTGTACCTGCAGCGACGGCTTACTTGCTTACGGATCGATTGGGTAAAATGATTCTGTACAGCGTGCTCGTAGGAGCGGCTTCATCAATTGGAGGCTACATCATGGCATACGCGCTGGATGCTTCCATTGCAGGTTGCATGGTGGCGGTAGCAGGAATTCTGTTTGTGCTGGCCCTGCTGCTGTCTCCAAAGCATGGTATCGTCTTCCGGTATGCTCGTCGCAAATTCGCGGCACGTTAA
- a CDS encoding putative polysaccharide biosynthesis protein codes for MSKKETFIRGTLILAAAALIARVLGLVQRVPLEHILGDIGNASFTISNTVYLMLLTVATAGIPSTLSKMVSERYALGRAGEAQQIYRAALIFAAVAGVVMSALLWFAAPYYATYVSKVPESVSAIRALAPALLLFPAIAMMRGYFQGRGNMTAGGISQIVEQFARVGTAIIVAFVMLQWNYDDQTIAAGASFGGVFGSIGAFAVMLYFTLKLRKNDRAAQLNYERAEQLPMRGIYSDIFKLSIPIVLSSLAVPAINFIDSSLVVPLLSGRVGLEEATGVLAILGAKAQSIAGIPPILAIALSQSLVPVISAAFARKDEVHLKNQVTLALRISILTGMPIVIALCAAAYSVNGLLFTSPDGTPIITLLTFGTIFQITMMTTNSILLGVGKPRITMISVAAGIVVKLIASLILAPIFGIYGIIIATALCFLVITYLNLRVLRKIVDFSIMGDRWKGFIITVLLAAGVGFAANWAGNSIFDLFLPARVSFLVTCLFVGALVVVVYLVLMVVLRVLRKDELGSYPRILQKILRPLMRLQRGAGQRG; via the coding sequence TTGTCAAAGAAGGAAACATTCATTAGAGGTACGCTCATCTTGGCGGCAGCTGCGCTGATTGCGAGGGTACTCGGATTGGTTCAACGGGTGCCGCTGGAGCATATCCTCGGCGATATCGGTAACGCATCGTTTACCATCTCCAACACGGTATATTTAATGCTGTTAACCGTAGCTACAGCAGGCATACCGAGTACACTTAGTAAAATGGTCTCGGAACGTTATGCACTGGGACGCGCAGGTGAAGCACAACAAATCTACCGTGCAGCTCTGATCTTTGCGGCTGTAGCCGGGGTCGTAATGTCTGCTTTATTATGGTTCGCAGCACCGTATTATGCGACGTACGTATCCAAAGTACCGGAATCGGTGAGCGCCATTCGGGCCTTGGCTCCAGCGCTGCTTCTCTTCCCGGCCATCGCAATGATGCGTGGATATTTCCAGGGTCGTGGCAATATGACGGCAGGCGGCATTTCACAGATTGTGGAGCAGTTTGCACGTGTAGGTACAGCGATCATCGTGGCGTTTGTTATGCTGCAATGGAATTATGATGATCAAACCATTGCGGCAGGGGCTTCATTTGGGGGCGTATTCGGAAGTATTGGCGCTTTTGCTGTCATGCTGTACTTCACCTTGAAGCTTCGCAAAAATGACCGTGCGGCTCAATTGAATTACGAGCGTGCGGAGCAATTGCCCATGCGGGGTATTTACAGCGATATATTCAAACTTTCGATACCAATCGTTTTATCTTCACTCGCTGTTCCGGCGATTAACTTTATCGATTCATCGCTGGTAGTTCCACTGCTTAGCGGACGAGTCGGACTGGAAGAAGCGACAGGAGTTCTTGCCATCCTCGGTGCCAAGGCCCAAAGTATTGCAGGCATTCCTCCGATTTTGGCTATCGCACTGAGTCAATCACTTGTGCCAGTCATTTCGGCAGCTTTTGCACGCAAGGATGAAGTTCATCTGAAAAATCAGGTGACGCTTGCTTTGCGCATTTCAATTCTGACCGGGATGCCAATCGTTATCGCTCTATGTGCGGCAGCATATTCCGTTAACGGCTTGCTGTTTACCAGCCCAGACGGGACACCAATCATTACATTGCTGACGTTCGGTACTATTTTCCAAATTACAATGATGACCACGAACTCCATTTTGCTTGGGGTGGGTAAACCACGGATTACAATGATCAGTGTAGCTGCGGGTATCGTAGTCAAACTCATAGCGAGTTTAATCCTGGCTCCGATTTTTGGCATTTACGGAATCATTATTGCGACCGCATTGTGTTTCTTGGTTATTACGTACCTCAATCTGCGGGTACTTCGCAAAATTGTTGATTTCTCGATCATGGGTGATCGTTGGAAAGGATTCATCATTACCGTGCTGCTTGCAGCAGGTGTTGGTTTTGCAGCGAACTGGGCCGGGAACTCCATCTTTGATTTATTCCTGCCAGCACGTGTATCATTCCTCGTTACCTGTCTGTTTGTGGGTGCGCTTGTGGTTGTCGTGTATCTGGTACTCATGGTTGTTCTACGTGTACTTCGTAAAGACGAACTGGGCAGTTACCCTCGTATTTTGCAAAAAATACTCCGTCCGCTCATGCGTCTACAACGTGGAGCCGGGCAACGTGGATAA
- a CDS encoding metal ABC transporter permease: MWNWIVAILSDPNTRWILLGCLLLGFSSGIIGSFTFLRRQSLMGDTLAHAALPGICIAFMLTETKSVGLFLFGALVAGIIATFGISWITRYSRIKQDAAMGIVLTVFFGIGVVMLTRIQHGASGSQSGLDKYLFGQAASMVMTDVYVMGGVCLVLLIACLAWFKEFKLVSFDPGFARGMGLPVGMLEQLILLLTVIAVVAGIQAVGVVLVAALLVTPAAAARCWTDSLSLMVLLAGVFGALSGATGTIFSTLVPNLPTGPVTVLAATVLFAGSALLAPRRGLLARRLRSMQAKSAYLREEHATLQTLSAQRAQQERGEL; this comes from the coding sequence ATGTGGAACTGGATAGTAGCCATTTTGTCCGATCCCAATACACGCTGGATATTGCTTGGCTGCTTGTTACTCGGATTCAGTAGTGGAATTATTGGTTCTTTTACATTTTTGCGTCGTCAGAGTCTCATGGGAGATACGCTGGCGCATGCAGCTCTGCCGGGAATTTGTATCGCGTTTATGTTGACTGAAACCAAATCCGTAGGATTATTCCTATTCGGTGCGCTTGTGGCTGGAATCATTGCAACCTTCGGCATATCGTGGATTACACGGTATTCCCGGATCAAGCAGGATGCGGCAATGGGGATTGTACTGACTGTATTTTTCGGTATAGGTGTAGTGATGCTTACTCGGATTCAGCACGGTGCGAGTGGCAGTCAGAGTGGACTTGATAAATATTTGTTTGGTCAGGCCGCATCCATGGTGATGACGGATGTGTATGTTATGGGTGGCGTCTGTCTTGTATTATTGATCGCTTGTCTGGCATGGTTCAAAGAATTCAAGCTGGTGAGCTTTGACCCGGGATTTGCACGAGGCATGGGACTGCCGGTTGGCATGCTGGAACAACTGATTCTGCTGTTAACCGTTATTGCGGTTGTTGCAGGGATTCAGGCGGTTGGTGTGGTGCTTGTCGCCGCTTTGCTGGTTACCCCGGCGGCAGCAGCTCGCTGCTGGACGGACTCGCTCTCGCTTATGGTACTGTTGGCCGGCGTATTTGGAGCACTGAGCGGTGCAACAGGTACAATCTTCAGCACCTTGGTGCCTAATCTGCCGACAGGGCCAGTAACGGTACTGGCAGCAACAGTGCTATTTGCGGGTTCCGCATTGCTTGCTCCAAGACGCGGACTGTTAGCACGGCGTTTGCGAAGTATGCAGGCGAAATCCGCTTACTTGAGAGAAGAGCATGCCACGCTACAGACACTCTCTGCACAGCGAGCGCAGCAGGAACGGGGTGAGTTGTAA
- a CDS encoding peptidoglycan D,D-transpeptidase FtsI family protein: MFNRLRKKKMSNEDTPVNNKPSSVRMNMFFFAAFVIFSILIFRLAFVQFVEGPELTYMETSRNTKDIPLAPVRGPIYDATGKVALAYSEPVQSLYVLLYEDYRNDDRKQEAQELADELAAVFKQFNPGDKEQPDAEEIMKRLDLDYQKTFGYVPRLVKSDLTTKEIAYFMEKKAEFPGVMVLEENVRRYDPDGVAVQVIGYTREFKRAPDTLKKYKAIRESASTQRDPGLVYHEEEKVGFDGLELQYQEELRGRSGYQSIDIDARNLPDGTMNLTPPEKGYSLITTINKEIQMVAQQAITDELRKLPKAVTGYAVAMEVDTGNVVAMASMPDYDPNDWDYDKIKYVFRNGTMASFPPDDTKKHTESVVLLGSVIKPLSVLIGLKEGLFTTGQTYHDQGYAILGKDGRQVRNSHSAYNGNITARRAIEKSSNAFMIDMVGKRLLNKYGSDKGIDIWHEHMQEFGLGVSTGVDLPGEFLGRLEYKNKDESALTRLAFASFGQQGKYTTLQLAQYTTMLANKGKRIEPHLVKEIRDADGNVVKKIKPKVLNEVDFADAYWNEVHKGMVTKVSSFEGFPYDYARKTGTSEQGTGPNKKENGVFIAFAPRDNPKLAIAVVVPEGGFGSVSASPIARKIFDAYDEVYGLDGTPKGKKNQGKDTE; this comes from the coding sequence ATGTTTAACCGATTGAGGAAAAAGAAAATGTCCAATGAAGATACACCAGTCAACAACAAGCCGTCTAGTGTAAGAATGAATATGTTTTTTTTCGCTGCGTTTGTGATATTCAGTATCCTCATTTTTAGGTTGGCCTTTGTGCAATTTGTCGAGGGACCTGAACTGACCTATATGGAAACCAGCCGTAATACCAAAGATATTCCGCTTGCTCCTGTTCGGGGGCCAATCTATGATGCGACAGGGAAGGTCGCGCTGGCTTATTCGGAGCCTGTGCAGTCCCTCTATGTGTTGTTGTATGAGGATTATAGAAATGATGACCGCAAGCAGGAGGCGCAGGAACTTGCTGATGAATTGGCGGCTGTGTTTAAACAGTTTAATCCGGGGGACAAAGAACAACCAGATGCAGAAGAAATCATGAAGCGACTGGATTTGGATTATCAGAAGACTTTTGGGTATGTACCAAGGTTGGTTAAATCCGATTTAACAACCAAAGAGATTGCCTATTTCATGGAGAAAAAAGCAGAGTTTCCAGGCGTTATGGTCCTGGAGGAAAATGTCCGAAGATACGACCCAGATGGTGTAGCCGTTCAAGTGATTGGATATACAAGAGAATTCAAACGAGCGCCGGATACACTTAAAAAGTATAAAGCCATTCGGGAATCAGCAAGTACCCAGCGTGACCCGGGTCTTGTTTATCACGAAGAAGAGAAGGTAGGCTTTGACGGCCTGGAGCTACAATATCAAGAAGAACTTCGTGGACGAAGTGGCTACCAGTCCATTGATATTGATGCACGAAATTTGCCGGACGGGACGATGAATCTGACCCCACCTGAGAAGGGGTATAGTCTAATTACAACCATCAACAAGGAAATTCAGATGGTTGCACAACAAGCTATTACCGATGAATTGAGGAAGTTGCCAAAAGCAGTTACTGGATACGCTGTCGCTATGGAAGTGGATACAGGTAATGTGGTGGCAATGGCGAGTATGCCGGATTATGATCCGAATGACTGGGATTATGACAAGATCAAATACGTTTTTCGAAATGGAACGATGGCATCCTTCCCGCCGGATGATACAAAGAAACATACGGAATCCGTTGTTTTGCTAGGTTCCGTAATCAAGCCACTCAGTGTATTGATTGGATTAAAAGAAGGGTTATTCACGACGGGACAGACCTATCATGACCAGGGATATGCCATTTTGGGGAAAGACGGGAGACAAGTGAGGAACTCCCATTCTGCATATAATGGCAATATTACAGCGAGGCGGGCTATTGAGAAATCTTCCAATGCCTTTATGATTGATATGGTTGGCAAGAGACTTCTAAATAAGTATGGCTCGGATAAAGGGATTGATATTTGGCACGAGCACATGCAGGAATTTGGCTTGGGTGTATCAACTGGTGTTGACTTGCCTGGTGAATTCTTGGGTAGACTTGAGTATAAAAACAAAGATGAATCGGCTCTTACACGTCTCGCTTTTGCCTCATTTGGTCAGCAAGGTAAATATACAACGCTTCAACTTGCACAATATACGACAATGCTTGCCAACAAAGGCAAACGGATCGAACCTCATTTGGTGAAGGAAATCCGTGATGCAGATGGTAATGTGGTCAAGAAAATCAAACCAAAAGTGTTAAACGAGGTTGATTTTGCGGATGCATACTGGAATGAAGTGCATAAGGGTATGGTCACCAAAGTAAGTTCGTTTGAAGGTTTCCCCTACGATTATGCGAGAAAAACAGGAACCTCGGAGCAGGGAACAGGGCCGAACAAAAAGGAAAACGGAGTATTTATCGCATTTGCACCACGGGATAATCCGAAGCTGGCTATAGCGGTTGTTGTGCCCGAAGGTGGCTTTGGATCGGTCAGTGCGTCTCCGATTGCACGTAAAATTTTCGATGCTTACGATGAAGTGTATGGCCTTGATGGGACTCCAAAAGGGAAGAAAAACCAGGGGAAAGATACAGAGTAG